A DNA window from Chryseobacterium sp. MEBOG06 contains the following coding sequences:
- the queA gene encoding tRNA preQ1(34) S-adenosylmethionine ribosyltransferase-isomerase QueA: MKTSDFNFDLPAELLAEHPSEHRDEARLMVLDRKTQTIEHKLFKDVVDYFDEEDLFIFNNTKVFPARLYGNKEKTGAKIEVFLLRELDKETRVWDVLVDPARKIRIGNKLFFTEDESLVAEVIDNTTSRGRTLRFLFDGSYDEFRTKLKELGETPLPKYIKRAVEPEDAERYQTIYAKIEGAVAAPTAGLHFSRHLMKRLEIKGINFAEVTLHVGLGTFNPIEVEDLSKHKMESEEIIIDEKNADIINKAVDSHRRVCAVGTTTMRALETSVSSNKKISAFNGWTNKFIYPPHDFGVANSMITNFHTPKSTLLMMIAAFAGRDFVMHAYEEAVKEKYKFYSYGDAMLIL, from the coding sequence ATGAAAACATCAGATTTTAATTTTGATCTTCCTGCGGAATTATTAGCAGAGCACCCATCAGAGCACAGAGATGAAGCAAGATTAATGGTTCTTGATAGAAAAACACAAACTATCGAGCACAAATTATTCAAAGATGTGGTGGATTATTTTGATGAAGAGGATTTGTTCATCTTCAACAATACTAAGGTTTTCCCTGCACGTCTTTATGGAAATAAAGAAAAGACAGGTGCTAAAATTGAAGTTTTCCTTTTAAGAGAACTTGATAAAGAAACCAGAGTATGGGATGTGTTGGTAGATCCGGCAAGAAAAATCAGAATTGGTAACAAATTATTCTTCACTGAAGACGAATCTTTGGTAGCTGAGGTTATTGATAACACTACTTCAAGAGGAAGAACACTTAGATTCTTATTCGATGGTTCTTACGACGAATTCAGAACAAAACTAAAAGAATTGGGAGAAACTCCACTTCCAAAATATATCAAAAGAGCAGTAGAGCCGGAAGATGCAGAAAGATATCAGACGATCTATGCTAAAATAGAAGGAGCAGTTGCTGCACCTACAGCAGGTCTTCACTTCTCAAGACATTTGATGAAAAGATTAGAGATCAAAGGAATCAATTTTGCTGAAGTTACTCTTCACGTAGGATTGGGAACCTTCAACCCAATTGAGGTAGAAGATCTTTCTAAGCACAAAATGGAGTCTGAAGAGATCATCATTGATGAGAAAAATGCTGATATCATCAATAAAGCTGTAGATTCTCACAGAAGAGTATGTGCTGTAGGTACTACTACAATGAGAGCTTTAGAAACATCTGTTTCTTCAAATAAAAAGATCTCTGCTTTCAACGGATGGACTAATAAATTTATTTATCCACCTCACGATTTCGGAGTGGCGAACTCAATGATCACTAACTTCCACACACCGAAGTCTACATTATTAATGATGATTGCTGCATTTGCAGGAAGAGACTTCGTAATGCATGCTTATGAAGAAGCCGTAAAAGAAAAGTATAAATTCTATTCTTACGGTGATGCAATGTTAATTCTATAA
- the rlmN gene encoding 23S rRNA (adenine(2503)-C(2))-methyltransferase RlmN: MKDIRILSLDQLKDYFESLGEKPFRAKQVYDWLWSKNLHSIDEMTNLSKSLREKISEEYTINPVSVDLLQKSSDGTIKNGVKLHDGLMVESVLIPTETRTTACVSSQVGCSLNCEFCATAKLKRMRNLEVAEIVDQVALIDSQSRMYFDRPLSNIVFMGMGEPMMNYKNVVEAIKKITQPEGLGMSPRRITVSTSGIPKMIKMLADDELRVKLALSLHSAIESKRNEIMPFSDKFPLTDIMESLQYWYQKTGSVVTFEYCVWKGINDGDEDIKALIKYCKQIPSKVNLIQYNPIGDGKYDQCNKQAEENYIRQLENAGITVMVRRSRGGDIDAACGQLANKATD; encoded by the coding sequence ATGAAAGATATTCGTATATTATCACTAGACCAGCTTAAAGACTACTTTGAATCTTTGGGGGAAAAGCCGTTTCGTGCGAAACAGGTCTATGACTGGCTATGGAGTAAAAACCTCCATTCGATCGATGAAATGACGAATCTTTCGAAGTCTCTTCGTGAAAAAATTTCGGAAGAATATACCATTAACCCTGTTTCCGTAGATCTTCTTCAAAAAAGCTCAGACGGAACCATTAAAAACGGTGTGAAGCTTCATGACGGATTAATGGTGGAATCTGTTCTGATTCCAACAGAAACAAGAACTACAGCTTGTGTATCTTCACAGGTAGGCTGCTCGTTAAACTGCGAATTCTGCGCTACAGCAAAACTGAAAAGGATGAGAAACCTTGAAGTTGCTGAAATTGTAGATCAGGTTGCGTTGATTGACAGCCAAAGTAGAATGTATTTTGACAGACCCCTTTCCAATATTGTATTTATGGGAATGGGAGAACCGATGATGAACTACAAAAATGTAGTGGAAGCCATCAAAAAGATTACCCAGCCGGAAGGATTGGGAATGTCTCCAAGAAGAATTACCGTTTCTACATCCGGAATTCCAAAGATGATTAAAATGCTTGCCGATGATGAGCTGCGTGTAAAACTGGCACTGTCTCTTCACTCTGCTATCGAGTCAAAGCGTAATGAAATTATGCCTTTCTCAGACAAATTTCCATTGACGGATATTATGGAATCTCTTCAGTATTGGTATCAAAAAACCGGTTCTGTAGTTACTTTTGAATATTGTGTTTGGAAAGGTATCAATGACGGAGACGAAGACATTAAAGCTTTAATCAAATACTGTAAACAGATTCCTTCTAAAGTAAACCTCATCCAGTACAACCCGATTGGAGATGGAAAGTATGACCAATGCAACAAACAGGCGGAAGAAAACTATATCCGCCAGCTTGAAAATGCAGGTATTACAGTAATGGTAAGAAGAAGCCGTGGAGGTGATATTGATGCTGCCTGCGGACAGTTAGCCAACAAAGCAACAGATTAA
- a CDS encoding AIM24 family protein, which yields MSKYSIEAFINETKENPQQRDYFELETKHLLEINLNNQAVWTKRGSMVSYVGNISFERQGMLSGGIGNLLKKAISGEGSKLMKAEGTGKLYVADSGKKVRILYLNNESVCVNGNDVLAHEQSVKSDITMLKSIAGMMSGGLFQVKLSGTGHIAITTHGDPLTLLVTPDSPVFTDPNATVAWSGNLNPELKTNVSFKSLIGRGSGEEFQMKFSGHGWVLIQPYEEVYYMEK from the coding sequence ATGAGTAAATATTCTATAGAAGCATTCATCAACGAGACGAAAGAAAATCCTCAGCAAAGAGACTACTTTGAGCTGGAAACCAAACATCTTTTGGAAATCAATCTGAATAACCAAGCGGTATGGACAAAGAGAGGCAGTATGGTAAGCTATGTTGGAAATATCAGCTTCGAAAGACAGGGAATGCTCTCCGGAGGTATTGGAAATCTTTTGAAGAAAGCCATCAGTGGTGAAGGAAGCAAGCTGATGAAAGCAGAAGGAACAGGAAAACTTTATGTAGCAGACTCCGGGAAAAAAGTACGTATTCTTTATTTGAATAATGAATCGGTATGCGTGAACGGAAATGATGTCTTAGCGCATGAACAAAGTGTAAAAAGTGATATTACCATGCTTAAAAGCATTGCAGGTATGATGTCTGGCGGTCTTTTCCAGGTGAAACTTTCGGGAACGGGGCATATTGCCATAACGACACACGGAGATCCTTTGACTTTGCTGGTTACTCCGGACAGTCCGGTTTTCACAGATCCCAACGCAACAGTGGCATGGTCCGGAAACCTGAATCCTGAGCTGAAAACCAATGTTTCTTTCAAAAGCCTTATCGGAAGAGGAAGCGGTGAAGAGTTTCAAATGAAGTTTTCCGGACATGGATGGGTCTTAATACAGCCTTATGAAGAAGTCTATTATATGGAAAAATAA